The Gemmatimonadaceae bacterium genome contains a region encoding:
- a CDS encoding thiamine pyrophosphate-dependent enzyme, which yields MTAPATTPTAPRTRMPAKDALAALHAVRDPRNIVITTMTPARDWMLLPQQPLDLVLVPSAMGSAPPLGLGLALAQPNRRVIVCNGDGSMLMNLGALVSIANARPANLVLIVFVNGTYEVTGSQPVPGAGVVDYPALARAAGFESVHAYGSIHEWQSAVRRIISMPGPTFVALDVEQVHGQPGPKSPGPARERARQFMKALRG from the coding sequence ATGACGGCGCCGGCCACGACACCCACGGCGCCGCGCACACGCATGCCGGCGAAGGACGCGCTCGCCGCCCTGCACGCAGTGCGCGATCCCCGCAACATCGTGATTACGACGATGACGCCCGCCCGCGACTGGATGCTGCTGCCGCAGCAGCCCCTGGACCTGGTACTCGTGCCGTCCGCCATGGGCAGCGCGCCTCCGTTGGGCTTGGGCCTCGCCCTCGCCCAACCGAACCGCCGCGTCATCGTCTGCAATGGCGATGGCTCCATGCTGATGAACCTCGGCGCCCTCGTGTCGATCGCGAACGCGCGTCCGGCAAATCTCGTCCTCATCGTGTTCGTGAACGGGACGTACGAGGTGACGGGCTCACAACCGGTTCCGGGCGCCGGCGTGGTCGACTATCCGGCGCTCGCACGTGCGGCCGGGTTCGAGTCGGTCCACGCGTATGGATCGATCCACGAATGGCAGAGCGCCGTTAGGCGAATCATCTCGATGCCCGGGCCCACGTTCGTGGCGCTCGACGTCGAGCAGGTACACGGCCAGCCCGGACCGAAATCGCCCGGCCCCGCGCGCGAGCGCGCACGGCAATTCATGAAGGCGCTTCGGGGCTGA